In a genomic window of Drosophila takahashii strain IR98-3 E-12201 chromosome 3L, DtakHiC1v2, whole genome shotgun sequence:
- the LOC108059044 gene encoding protein new-glue 1-like — MKYACSLLLLAIVGCFLVSLSSAASSTTTTEAATTTTTTTASSDTTTTTESSDTTTTTTASSSSSSSSSGAKKKVIHYKRKIHRPKKVRKIKRNRTRRHRSG; from the coding sequence ATGAAGTACGCCTGCTCCCTGCTCCTTCTGGCCATTGTGGGTTGCTTCCTGGTGAGCCTGTCCAGTGCGGCCAGTTCCACAACCACGACGGAGGCGGCCACCACCACTACCACCACCACAGCTTCGTCGGACACCACCACCACTACCGAATCCTCGGACACCACAACTACAACCACAgcctcttcctcctcctcgtcgtcgtcctccgGCGCCAAGAAGAAAGTTATCCACTACAAGCGCAAGATTCACCGACCCAAGAAGGTCAGGAAAATCAAACGCAACAGGACTAGGAGGCACCGCAGCGGTTAA
- the LOC108059073 gene encoding protein new-glue 1-like, translating into MFDFPAHQLDINMKYACYLLLLAIVGCFLVSLSSAASSTTSTEASTTTTTTTAASSDTTTTTESSSDTTTTTTASSSSSSGKKKHVTHYKRKTHRPKKVKKIHRNKKRSG; encoded by the exons ATGTTTGATTTTCCAGCTCACCAACTAG ATATCAACATGAAGTACGCCTGCTACCTGCTCCTTTTGGCCATTGTGGGCTGCTTCCTGGTGAGCCTGTCCAGTGCTGCCAGTTCCACAACCTCGACGGAAGCTTCCACCACCACTACCACCACCACGGCAGCTTCGTCGGACACAACCACCACCACTGAGTCATCCTCCGACACCACAACCACGACCACTGCAtcctcgtcctcatcctccGGCAAGAAGAAGCACGTGACCCATTACAAGCGCAAGACCCACCGCCCCAAGAAGGTCAAGAAGATTCATCGCAACAAGAAGCGCAGCGGTTAA
- the LOC108059045 gene encoding protein new-glue 2-like, whose translation MKYACSLLLLAIVGCFLVSLSSAASSTTTTEAATTTTTTTASSDTTTTTESSDTTTTTTASSSSSSSSSGAKKQVIRYKRKVHRPKKVRKIKRNKTRTRHRRS comes from the coding sequence ATGAAGTACGCCTGTTCCCTGCTCCTTTTGGCCATTGTGGGCTGCTTCCTGGTGAGCCTGTCCAGTGCGGCCAGTTCCACAACCACGACGGAGGCGGCCACCACCACTACCACCACCACAGCTTCGTCGGACACCACCACCACTACCGAATCCTCGGACACCACAACTACAACCACAgcctcttcctcctcctcgtcgtcgtcctccgGCGCAAAGAAGCAAGTTATCCGCTACAAGCGGAAGGTTCACCGACCCAAGAAGGTCAGGAAAATCAAACGCAACAAGACTAGGACTAGGCACCGCCGCAGTTAA
- the LOC108059072 gene encoding protein new-glue 1-like — protein MKYACSLLLLAIVGCFLVSLSSAASSTTSTEASTTTTTTTAASDSTTTTTESSSDTTTTTSSSSSSGKKKHVIHYKRKTHRPKKVKKIHRNKKRSG, from the coding sequence ATGAAGTACGCCTGTTCACTACTCCTTTTGGCCATTGTGGGCTGCTTCCTGGTGAGCCTGTCCAGTGCGGCAAGTTCCACAACCTCGACGGAAGCTTCCACCACCACTACCACCACCACGGCAGCCTCGGACtcaaccaccaccaccactgaGTCATCCTCGGACACCACAACAACCActtcctcgtcctcctcctccggcaaGAAGAAGCATGTGATCCACTACAAGCGAAAGACCCACCGCCCCAAGAAGGTCAAGAAGATTCATCGCAACAAGAAGCGCAGCGGTTAA
- the LOC108059068 gene encoding protein new-glue 1-like, with product MFDFPALQLDINMKYACYLLLLAISGCFLVSLSSAASSTTSTEASTTTTTTTAASSDTTTTTESSSDTTTTTTASSSSSSGKKKHVTHYKRKTHRPKKVKKIHRNKKRSG from the exons ATGTTTGATTTTCCAGCTCTCCAACTAG ATATCAACATGAAGTACGCCTGCTACCTGCTCCTTTTGGCCATTTCGGGCTGCTTCCTGGTGAGCCTGTCCAGTGCGGCAAGTTCCACAACCTCGACGGAAGCTTCCACCACCACTACCACCACCACGGCAGCTTCGTCGGACACAACCACCACCACTGAGTCATCCTCCGACACCACAACCACGACCACTGCAtcctcgtcctcatcctccGGCAAGAAGAAGCACGTGACCCATTACAAGCGCAAGACCCACCGCCCCAAGAAGGTCAAGAAGATTCATCGCAACAAGAAGCGCAGCGGTTAA